Proteins encoded by one window of Pseudonocardia alni:
- a CDS encoding transcriptional regulator, which yields MASAAGSGSPVERGVFDEVVHSPIRLQVCAILAAADTLKFAEVQAELGITDSHLSKNVRVLADAGYIDQVKHAERVGHRQRSVTVLTLTQQGRTAYRQHAAWLDHLTRGRTPS from the coding sequence ATGGCAAGTGCTGCCGGCTCGGGTTCGCCCGTCGAACGGGGAGTGTTCGACGAGGTGGTCCACTCACCGATCCGGTTGCAGGTCTGCGCCATTCTCGCCGCCGCTGACACGCTGAAGTTCGCAGAGGTGCAGGCGGAGTTGGGCATCACCGACTCGCATCTGTCGAAGAACGTGCGCGTGCTGGCCGATGCTGGATACATCGATCAGGTGAAGCATGCCGAACGGGTGGGCCACCGTCAGCGTTCGGTGACAGTGCTGACCTTGACGCAGCAGGGCCGAACCGCCTATCGACAACACGCTGCATGGCTCGACCATCTCACTCGCGGTCGCACGCCCTCATAG
- a CDS encoding DinB family protein, with the protein MPRRDTALPPDAADEKSVLTGFLGHLRGAVAAKALGVPDAAAREPGVPSGTGLLGLVAHLTHVERHYFLGEAVRDWPSTFRPRAEDTAEDVVAAYREVTARADAVVDTWSDLDRAAPVPAGRRSAPSRRWLLVHMIEETGRHAGHADILRERIDGRTGR; encoded by the coding sequence GTGCCCCGCCGCGACACCGCCCTCCCGCCCGACGCCGCGGACGAGAAGAGCGTCCTGACCGGGTTCCTGGGCCACCTCCGCGGCGCGGTCGCGGCCAAGGCCCTCGGCGTCCCGGACGCCGCCGCCCGTGAGCCCGGCGTCCCCTCGGGGACCGGCCTGCTCGGCCTGGTCGCGCACCTGACGCACGTCGAGCGTCACTACTTCCTCGGTGAGGCCGTCCGGGACTGGCCCTCGACCTTCCGGCCGCGGGCGGAGGACACCGCCGAGGACGTCGTGGCGGCCTACCGGGAGGTCACAGCCCGGGCCGACGCCGTCGTCGACACCTGGTCCGACCTGGACCGGGCGGCGCCGGTGCCCGCGGGACGGAGGTCGGCCCCGTCGCGGCGGTGGCTGCTGGTGCACATGATCGAGGAGACCGGGCGCCACGCCGGGCACGCCGACATCCTCCGCGAACGCATCGACGGGCGCACCGGGCGCTGA
- a CDS encoding class I SAM-dependent methyltransferase produces the protein MDPMPTASDPETFWDELYRRRGGGEVRANPLLAEVAGPLTPGTALDLGCGAGGDTIWLARRGWDVTAVDISAAAVDGLARRGRADGLAPRIRAERHDLATTFPDGTFDLVSAQYLHTPFTLDRDAVLRTAARALRPGGLLLVVDHGSVAPWSWNQDPDARHPTAAEIAAGLGLDPDGWAVERADEPRRLATGPDGRTATVVDTVLVLRRAGAVATHRS, from the coding sequence ATGGATCCCATGCCGACCGCGTCCGACCCCGAGACCTTCTGGGACGAGCTGTACCGCCGCCGCGGTGGGGGAGAGGTCCGCGCCAACCCCCTGCTCGCCGAGGTCGCCGGCCCGCTGACACCGGGCACGGCCCTGGACCTCGGATGCGGTGCCGGGGGCGACACGATCTGGCTGGCCCGGCGCGGCTGGGACGTCACGGCGGTGGACATCTCCGCCGCCGCCGTGGACGGGCTCGCGCGTCGCGGCCGCGCCGACGGGCTCGCGCCGCGGATCCGCGCCGAGCGCCACGACCTCGCGACGACGTTCCCGGACGGGACGTTCGACCTGGTCTCCGCCCAGTACCTGCACACCCCGTTCACGCTGGACCGCGACGCGGTGCTGCGGACCGCCGCGCGCGCACTGCGACCGGGCGGGCTGCTGCTGGTCGTCGACCACGGGTCCGTCGCCCCGTGGTCGTGGAACCAGGACCCGGACGCCCGCCACCCCACCGCCGCCGAGATCGCCGCCGGGCTCGGCCTCGATCCCGACGGATGGGCCGTCGAGCGCGCCGACGAGCCCCGGCGCCTCGCGACCGGCCCCGACGGCCGCACCGCCACGGTCGTCGACACCGTCCTGGTCCTGCGCCGCGCCGGCGCCGTCGCCACCCACCGGAGCTGA
- a CDS encoding helix-turn-helix domain-containing protein, with amino-acid sequence MDDTGHDVLAGVGPRLRDLRRRRGATLDQLAAETALTASTLSRLETGKLRPTLEQLLPLARAHGVPLDDLVQAPPTGDPRIHLRPVRHRGLVFVPLTRRGGGVQAFKVVYPPAAASSTTALQTHEGYEWFYVLDGRVRLVLDDTEHLLDPGEVVEFDTGTPHWIGSADDRPAETLALFSLQGEHAHLGRGAPRAGHQG; translated from the coding sequence GTGGACGACACCGGACACGACGTGCTCGCCGGAGTGGGCCCGAGGTTGCGGGACCTGCGCCGTCGCCGTGGCGCCACCCTCGACCAGCTCGCGGCGGAGACCGCCCTGACCGCGAGCACCCTGTCCCGGCTGGAGACCGGGAAACTGCGGCCGACACTGGAGCAGCTGCTGCCGCTGGCCCGGGCGCACGGGGTCCCGCTCGACGACCTCGTGCAGGCACCACCGACCGGTGACCCCCGCATCCACCTGCGCCCGGTGCGCCACCGCGGGCTGGTGTTCGTCCCGCTGACCCGTCGCGGCGGCGGGGTCCAGGCCTTCAAGGTGGTCTACCCGCCGGCCGCCGCGTCGTCGACGACCGCCCTGCAGACCCACGAGGGCTACGAGTGGTTCTACGTCCTCGACGGCCGGGTGCGGCTGGTCCTCGACGACACCGAGCACCTCCTCGACCCCGGCGAGGTGGTCGAGTTCGACACCGGCACACCGCACTGGATCGGCAGCGCCGACGACCGGCCCGCCGAGACGCTCGCGCTGTTCAGCCTCCAGGGCGAGCACGCCCACCTCGGCCGGGGTGCGCCCCGCGCCGGACACCAGGGCTGA
- a CDS encoding phenylacetate--CoA ligase family protein, translated as MSRAAVPHTVVDGTDRDDRGFARYWDAGRETRDPRDRDAVVLDRIRHQLHYAYERLPFYRRHYDAHGFHPDDVRSLADFTAKVPVVTKRMLVADQAEHPPFGSYTRDFSGPDGSTGIARIHGSSGTSGTPTLYAVSQGDWDRAADVHAMAQWCAGVRPDDIAQVGFPFGLFFGGWGVLQGLERIGATVFPLGVTDSERHLELIGRLGSTVFTATPSYCVHLLSVAERMGIDLAAGTVRTLLVGGEPGGSLPGTRHLIEQGWGATVVDAGSTSEMYPFQTSVGCTAGTGTHLITDEVHVEVVAPDDPHTAVPVGGRGAVVYTHLWRESQPMIRFAPGDETYLADDPCPCGRTYPRMPEGVLGRLDDMLVVRGANVFPSAVETALRSVDGLGPEFRIRVARPAALDEITVQAEVSAPTATALDGLPAADAATARRELAGRVEQALRRAVAITVPVTLLDPGTLPETTFKARRVVDERPRA; from the coding sequence ATGAGCAGGGCCGCCGTGCCGCACACCGTCGTCGACGGCACCGACCGTGACGACCGGGGGTTCGCCCGCTACTGGGACGCCGGACGGGAGACCCGCGACCCCCGCGACCGCGACGCGGTGGTGCTGGACCGGATCCGTCACCAGCTGCACTACGCCTACGAGCGGCTGCCGTTCTACCGCAGGCACTACGACGCGCACGGCTTCCACCCCGACGACGTGCGCTCGCTCGCGGACTTCACCGCGAAGGTCCCGGTGGTCACCAAGCGGATGCTGGTGGCGGACCAGGCCGAGCACCCGCCGTTCGGCAGCTACACCCGGGACTTCTCCGGGCCCGACGGGTCGACCGGCATCGCCCGGATCCACGGCTCGTCGGGCACCTCGGGCACGCCGACGCTCTACGCGGTGTCCCAGGGGGACTGGGACCGGGCCGCCGACGTGCACGCGATGGCCCAGTGGTGCGCGGGTGTCCGGCCCGACGACATCGCCCAGGTCGGGTTCCCGTTCGGGCTGTTCTTCGGCGGCTGGGGTGTGCTGCAGGGGCTCGAACGGATCGGCGCGACCGTGTTCCCGCTCGGCGTCACCGACTCCGAACGGCACCTCGAGCTGATCGGACGGCTCGGGTCGACGGTGTTCACGGCGACCCCGTCGTACTGCGTGCACCTGCTGTCGGTGGCCGAGCGGATGGGCATCGACCTCGCGGCGGGGACGGTCCGCACCCTGCTGGTGGGCGGTGAGCCCGGGGGCTCCCTGCCCGGGACCCGCCACCTCATCGAGCAGGGCTGGGGCGCGACCGTCGTCGACGCGGGGTCGACGTCGGAGATGTACCCGTTCCAGACCAGCGTGGGCTGCACCGCGGGTACCGGCACCCACCTGATCACCGACGAGGTGCACGTGGAGGTCGTCGCCCCCGACGACCCGCACACCGCGGTGCCGGTCGGCGGGCGCGGCGCGGTCGTCTACACCCACCTCTGGCGCGAGTCCCAGCCGATGATCCGGTTCGCGCCCGGCGACGAGACCTACCTCGCCGACGACCCGTGCCCGTGCGGGCGGACCTACCCGCGGATGCCCGAGGGCGTGCTGGGCCGGCTCGACGACATGCTCGTCGTCCGCGGGGCGAACGTCTTCCCGTCTGCGGTCGAGACGGCCCTGCGCTCGGTGGACGGGCTGGGGCCGGAGTTCCGGATCCGGGTCGCCCGCCCGGCCGCACTGGACGAGATCACGGTGCAGGCCGAGGTCTCGGCGCCCACCGCGACGGCGCTCGACGGGCTGCCCGCCGCAGACGCCGCCACGGCCCGGCGGGAGCTCGCCGGGCGGGTCGAGCAGGCGCTGCGCCGGGCCGTCGCCATCACGGTGCCGGTGACGCTGCTCGATCCCGGGACGCTGCCGGAGACGACGTTCAAGGCCCGGCGGGTCGTCGACGAGCGTCCGCGGGCCTGA
- a CDS encoding SDR family NAD(P)-dependent oxidoreductase, with translation MNRFDGKVAVITGGAQGIGRGIALRLAAEGAAVVVGDLQDDDTTAREIVDAGGRAAHVVMDVRRPGDWKRLVDEAVGGFGGVHALGNVAGVTNTLGPDNVVDLDEAGWDHVVDTDLKGVWLGMQAVIPRMLDGGGGSILNIGSMAALKGLENLAAYSAAKGGVVSLTQQVAMEYSPRGIRVNCICPGTIDTPILAGITEGMRENFVAAHLIPRLGTPADIAAAAAFLLSEDASFLTGEVLPVDGGWNAKGSAG, from the coding sequence ATGAACAGGTTCGACGGGAAGGTCGCCGTCATCACCGGCGGAGCGCAGGGGATCGGCCGCGGCATTGCGCTGCGGCTGGCCGCGGAGGGCGCCGCGGTGGTGGTCGGCGACCTGCAGGACGACGACACGACCGCCCGCGAGATCGTCGACGCCGGCGGGCGGGCCGCGCACGTCGTGATGGACGTGCGCCGCCCGGGCGACTGGAAGCGCCTGGTCGACGAGGCCGTCGGCGGGTTCGGCGGGGTGCACGCCCTCGGCAACGTCGCGGGCGTCACCAACACCCTCGGGCCGGACAACGTCGTCGACCTCGACGAGGCCGGGTGGGACCACGTCGTCGACACCGACCTCAAGGGCGTCTGGCTGGGGATGCAGGCCGTCATCCCGCGGATGCTCGACGGCGGGGGCGGGTCGATCCTCAACATCGGGTCGATGGCGGCGCTCAAGGGCCTGGAGAACCTGGCCGCCTACAGCGCGGCCAAGGGCGGCGTCGTCAGCCTCACCCAGCAGGTCGCGATGGAGTACAGCCCGCGCGGGATCCGGGTGAACTGCATCTGCCCGGGCACGATCGACACCCCGATCCTCGCCGGGATCACCGAGGGCATGCGGGAGAACTTCGTCGCGGCCCACCTGATCCCGCGGCTCGGCACGCCCGCCGACATCGCCGCCGCGGCCGCGTTCCTGCTGTCGGAGGACGCGTCCTTCCTCACCGGGGAGGTCCTGCCCGTCGACGGCGGGTGGAACGCCAAGGGCAGCGCCGGCTGA
- a CDS encoding LLM class flavin-dependent oxidoreductase: MRFGLFTMPEHPPHENWTLSYDRDIDDIVLAEKLGFHEYWIGEHHTGGFENVPVPEYMIAKASAVTSRIRLGTGVVNLPYQDPFQVAERLAFLDHLTHGRLEYGFGGGGLPTDQALFGLERSEAKPRTNEALEIIWQLLTSEEPVSYEGLYWKYENRQLQVGPYQEVPPFAIAGLTGTHNYARCGEKGWKALSVYFAPTDNRGYPDAPDLAAHAAALVGAAEQAGLDPAQARRNWRVSREVYVSDSRNQAMNEIREGVRRSYEYLLGLGLGALMKKGHGMDDADLTFEWMVEEIPWIVGSPEDCIRSIRELEEQTGGFGTFLINTRDWVTTDRWNRSLELFARYVTPQFTPRENMARRERLANVALGRA; encoded by the coding sequence ATGCGGTTCGGCTTGTTCACGATGCCCGAGCACCCCCCGCACGAGAACTGGACGCTGTCCTACGACCGGGACATCGACGACATCGTGCTGGCGGAGAAGCTGGGCTTCCACGAGTACTGGATCGGCGAGCACCACACCGGCGGCTTCGAGAACGTCCCGGTGCCCGAGTACATGATCGCCAAGGCGTCCGCGGTCACCAGCCGCATCCGGCTCGGCACCGGCGTGGTCAACCTGCCCTACCAGGACCCGTTCCAGGTGGCGGAGCGCCTCGCGTTCCTCGACCACCTCACCCACGGCCGTCTCGAGTACGGCTTCGGCGGCGGCGGGCTGCCGACCGACCAGGCCCTGTTCGGGCTGGAGCGCTCCGAGGCCAAGCCCCGCACGAACGAGGCGCTGGAGATCATCTGGCAGCTGCTGACCTCCGAGGAGCCGGTCAGCTACGAGGGCCTCTACTGGAAGTACGAGAACCGCCAGCTGCAGGTCGGGCCCTACCAGGAGGTCCCGCCGTTCGCGATCGCCGGGCTCACCGGCACCCACAACTACGCGCGGTGCGGCGAGAAGGGCTGGAAGGCCCTCTCGGTCTACTTCGCGCCCACCGACAACCGCGGCTACCCCGACGCGCCCGACCTCGCGGCCCACGCCGCCGCGCTCGTCGGCGCCGCCGAGCAGGCGGGACTCGACCCCGCGCAGGCGCGGCGGAACTGGCGGGTCAGCCGCGAGGTCTACGTCTCCGACTCCCGCAACCAGGCGATGAACGAGATCCGGGAGGGCGTACGACGCTCCTACGAGTACCTGCTCGGCCTCGGCCTCGGCGCCCTCATGAAGAAGGGCCACGGGATGGACGACGCCGACCTCACTTTCGAGTGGATGGTCGAGGAGATCCCCTGGATCGTCGGCAGCCCGGAGGACTGCATCCGGTCGATCAGGGAGCTGGAGGAGCAGACCGGCGGCTTCGGCACCTTCCTCATCAACACCCGGGACTGGGTGACGACCGACCGCTGGAACCGCTCCCTGGAGCTGTTCGCCCGCTACGTCACCCCGCAGTTCACCCCGCGGGAGAACATGGCCCGCCGCGAGCGGCTGGCGAACGTGGCCCTCGGCCGGGCCTGA
- a CDS encoding Zn-ribbon domain-containing OB-fold protein, whose amino-acid sequence MPHADAVDPRPRSELDADGTWRLAGLRCPGCAAVSAHVWPRCPACGGPVERTSFGPGGTVWSSTVVRIPVAGREPPVALAYVDLDDGPRVLAHAPLGPDAPPVGSRVVLVAPTAAGDPAVGTAPGTGAGVAP is encoded by the coding sequence GTGCCGCACGCCGACGCCGTCGACCCACGCCCCCGTTCCGAGCTCGACGCCGACGGGACGTGGCGGCTCGCCGGGCTGCGCTGTCCGGGGTGCGCGGCCGTCTCCGCGCACGTGTGGCCGCGGTGCCCGGCGTGCGGCGGACCGGTGGAGCGGACGTCGTTCGGTCCGGGCGGCACCGTCTGGAGCAGCACCGTCGTCCGGATCCCGGTCGCCGGCCGGGAGCCACCCGTCGCGCTGGCCTACGTCGACCTCGACGACGGGCCACGCGTCCTCGCCCACGCTCCGCTCGGACCGGACGCGCCGCCGGTCGGCTCCCGGGTCGTGCTCGTCGCGCCGACCGCGGCGGGCGACCCGGCGGTCGGTACGGCGCCCGGCACCGGCGCGGGGGTCGCGCCGTGA
- a CDS encoding thiolase family protein, which produces MTGVAVHGVGTSHFGRRPDRDAVALVHDAVSEALSDAGNPALDAVWVGTVFGAPGVAQRSLRALGVTGIPVVTVENACASGTTAFAEACEAVRSGRYGRVLALGVERMSAAFDGAITPEPSDPEQASGLALPALYAMSAARYLALGAVTHAQLAAVSVKNHAHALHNPRAQYAGSYTVEQVLGSRMISDPLTLLQCCPTSDGAAAAVLGPARGTGREVTVRGVALRSGAPWNERSPHVWGYDLTRDTAADALAAAGLDSVSDVDVVEVHDAFTIGEIVTVEALGLVPPGAGGRAAETGLTALGGRHPVNPSGGLLSRGHPLGATGLAQVAEIVWQLRGEAADRQVDGARIGLVETMGGGVSVLDGNACVVAVLEAP; this is translated from the coding sequence GTGACCGGGGTCGCGGTGCACGGCGTCGGCACCTCCCATTTCGGGCGCAGGCCCGACCGGGACGCCGTCGCGCTCGTGCACGACGCGGTGTCCGAGGCGCTCTCCGACGCCGGGAACCCGGCACTCGACGCGGTCTGGGTCGGCACGGTGTTCGGCGCGCCCGGGGTGGCCCAGCGGTCGCTGCGCGCGCTCGGGGTCACCGGGATCCCGGTGGTGACGGTCGAGAACGCCTGTGCGAGCGGGACGACGGCCTTCGCCGAGGCCTGCGAAGCCGTCCGTTCCGGCCGCTACGGGCGGGTGCTCGCGCTCGGCGTCGAGCGGATGAGCGCGGCGTTCGACGGCGCGATCACCCCCGAGCCGTCCGACCCGGAGCAGGCATCGGGCCTCGCCCTGCCCGCTCTCTACGCCATGAGCGCCGCCCGCTACCTGGCGCTCGGCGCCGTCACGCACGCGCAGCTGGCGGCGGTGTCGGTGAAGAACCACGCGCACGCCCTGCACAACCCCCGCGCCCAGTACGCGGGGTCCTACACCGTCGAGCAGGTGCTCGGGTCCCGCATGATCAGCGACCCCCTGACCCTGCTGCAGTGCTGCCCGACCTCCGACGGCGCCGCCGCGGCGGTGCTCGGACCGGCCCGCGGAACGGGCCGCGAGGTGACCGTGCGCGGAGTGGCGCTGCGCAGCGGCGCGCCGTGGAACGAGCGGTCGCCCCACGTGTGGGGGTACGACCTGACCCGCGACACGGCCGCCGACGCGCTCGCCGCCGCCGGCCTGGACTCGGTGTCCGACGTCGACGTCGTGGAGGTGCACGACGCCTTCACGATCGGCGAGATCGTCACCGTCGAAGCGCTCGGGCTGGTGCCTCCCGGTGCGGGCGGACGGGCCGCCGAGACCGGCCTGACCGCACTCGGCGGCCGGCACCCGGTGAACCCGTCCGGCGGGCTGCTCTCCCGCGGCCACCCGCTCGGCGCGACCGGGCTCGCCCAGGTCGCGGAGATCGTGTGGCAGCTACGCGGCGAGGCGGCGGACCGGCAGGTCGACGGGGCCCGGATCGGTCTGGTCGAGACGATGGGCGGCGGCGTCTCGGTCCTCGACGGCAACGCCTGCGTCGTCGCCGTCCTGGAGGCACCGTGA
- a CDS encoding cytochrome P450, which translates to MTTTPSDAAPFDADSADLLSSEAVADPYPLLAALREHDPVHWSPRYRSWFLTRYDDVDAALRDVRFSSDRIAPYRRAKLDRPGADAGLRYAFGVLEEWMVFKDPPDHTRLRKLLSRGFTPRAVARIRPRVEKLADELLDAAISSGAGTLDVVRDVAYPLTASVIAEMLGVPRRDQDDFKVWSDRITGLVFGGLGDDGRHADGASGMAELTGYLADLVAAHEREPADDLLSALISARDEHDSLSHDEVVATGVLLLFAGHETTTNLIGSAVLALLRHPGQRALLDAEPQLWTAAVEEVLRYDGPAKTVARVMAADVELRGRTLRRGDRVFLSPSAANRDPAVFEDADSFDIGRRAGRQLGFGVGLHYCLGAPLARMEAAVAVPRVLARVPAQTVDEDRLRWAPVLLSRGMERLPVRLHPDPPGAR; encoded by the coding sequence GTGACCACCACCCCGTCCGACGCCGCCCCGTTCGACGCCGACAGCGCCGACCTGCTCTCCTCGGAGGCCGTGGCCGACCCGTACCCGTTGCTCGCCGCGCTGCGCGAGCACGACCCGGTGCACTGGAGCCCGCGGTACCGCTCCTGGTTCCTCACCCGGTACGACGACGTCGACGCCGCACTGCGCGACGTGCGCTTCTCCTCCGACCGGATCGCGCCGTACCGGCGAGCCAAGCTCGACCGGCCCGGTGCCGACGCCGGGCTCCGGTACGCCTTCGGGGTCCTCGAGGAGTGGATGGTCTTCAAGGACCCGCCGGACCACACCCGGCTCCGCAAGCTGCTCAGCCGCGGGTTCACCCCGCGCGCGGTGGCCCGGATCCGGCCGCGGGTCGAGAAGCTCGCCGACGAGCTCCTCGACGCGGCGATCTCGTCGGGGGCGGGCACCCTCGACGTCGTCCGGGACGTCGCCTACCCGCTGACCGCCTCGGTCATCGCCGAGATGCTCGGGGTCCCCCGGCGCGACCAGGACGACTTCAAGGTCTGGTCGGACCGCATCACCGGTCTGGTGTTCGGCGGGCTGGGCGACGACGGGCGGCACGCCGACGGCGCAAGCGGGATGGCCGAGCTGACCGGCTACCTGGCCGACCTGGTCGCGGCGCACGAGCGCGAGCCCGCCGACGACCTGCTCTCGGCGCTGATCAGCGCGCGCGACGAGCACGACTCGCTGAGCCACGACGAGGTCGTCGCCACCGGAGTGCTGCTGCTGTTTGCCGGGCACGAGACGACCACCAACCTGATCGGCAGCGCGGTGCTCGCGCTGCTGCGCCATCCTGGGCAGCGCGCCCTGCTCGACGCCGAGCCGCAGCTATGGACCGCCGCGGTCGAGGAGGTGCTCCGGTACGACGGCCCCGCCAAGACCGTCGCGCGGGTGATGGCAGCGGACGTGGAGCTGCGCGGACGGACCCTGCGCCGCGGGGACCGCGTGTTCCTCAGCCCGTCGGCCGCGAACCGCGACCCGGCGGTGTTCGAGGACGCGGACAGCTTCGACATCGGCCGCCGCGCGGGCCGCCAGCTCGGGTTCGGGGTCGGGCTGCACTACTGCCTGGGCGCACCGCTGGCACGGATGGAAGCGGCCGTCGCCGTCCCCCGGGTGCTGGCGCGGGTGCCCGCGCAGACCGTCGACGAGGACCGGTTGCGGTGGGCGCCGGTGCTGCTGTCGCGCGGGATGGAACGCCTGCCGGTGCGGCTGCACCCGGATCCGCCGGGAGCCCGGTGA
- a CDS encoding SDR family NAD(P)-dependent oxidoreductase produces MDDMPAPAPAQLPGAFRLDGRVAVVTGASSGLGACFAHVLAGAGADVVLGARRADRLEQVRRSVAATGRRAVAVVTDVANPDHCEALVDAAVTGLGRVDVLVNNAGTGYAARAETDDHGRAAALLEVNLLGAYAMAAAAGRRMIDAGRGGAIVNVSSVLGLTAGTVPQAAYSASKAGLTGLTRDLAAQWARHGVRVNTLAPGWFASEMTGPLLEHPRGRDAVVDRIPLGRLGEHDELAGPLLLLASPAGSYLTGTTLCVDGGWTMH; encoded by the coding sequence ATGGACGACATGCCGGCACCGGCACCGGCACAGCTGCCCGGTGCGTTCCGGCTGGACGGCCGGGTCGCGGTCGTGACCGGGGCGTCGTCCGGGCTGGGTGCCTGCTTCGCGCACGTACTGGCCGGTGCGGGCGCCGACGTCGTGCTCGGCGCGCGCCGGGCCGACCGCCTGGAACAGGTGCGGCGCTCGGTCGCCGCCACCGGGCGTCGCGCCGTCGCCGTCGTCACCGACGTGGCCAACCCGGACCACTGCGAGGCGCTGGTCGACGCCGCGGTCACCGGACTGGGCCGGGTCGACGTCCTGGTCAACAACGCCGGCACCGGCTACGCCGCCCGCGCGGAGACCGACGACCACGGGCGGGCGGCCGCGCTGCTGGAGGTCAACCTGCTGGGGGCCTACGCGATGGCCGCGGCCGCGGGCCGGCGGATGATCGACGCGGGCCGCGGCGGCGCGATCGTCAACGTCTCCTCGGTGCTCGGGCTGACCGCCGGGACCGTGCCGCAGGCGGCCTACTCGGCGTCGAAGGCGGGGCTGACCGGACTCACCCGGGACCTGGCGGCACAGTGGGCCCGGCACGGCGTCCGGGTCAACACGCTGGCCCCCGGCTGGTTCGCCTCGGAGATGACCGGCCCGCTGCTGGAGCACCCGCGCGGGCGCGACGCCGTCGTCGACCGGATCCCGCTGGGCCGCCTCGGCGAGCACGACGAGCTGGCCGGGCCGCTGCTGCTGCTCGCGTCGCCGGCCGGCTCGTACCTGACGGGCACGACGCTGTGCGTCGACGGCGGCTGGACGATGCACTGA
- a CDS encoding TetR/AcrR family transcriptional regulator, which produces MPRPSRWPDLVRAAGEEFREHGYDNATLESIGARVGILKGSVYNYVGSKEELLLAVVDQPAQALLAELDRLRADTGSSVAMRLRELIRTQIRIFSDYYPAAFVYLQHVGRFRSPVFARFDDMDRRYIAAVESLLAEGVDKGEFSLAGSPAVAARAVVGMLDWMQHWFTPQSGEADARLADELFAIALGGLLTAGGVHSLTRGLPYEAPPQG; this is translated from the coding sequence ATGCCGCGACCGAGTCGCTGGCCGGACCTCGTGCGTGCGGCTGGGGAGGAGTTCCGGGAGCACGGCTACGACAACGCGACGCTGGAGAGCATCGGGGCCCGGGTCGGGATCCTGAAGGGCAGTGTCTACAACTACGTCGGCAGTAAGGAGGAGCTGCTGCTCGCCGTCGTCGACCAGCCTGCGCAGGCGCTGCTCGCCGAGCTCGACCGGCTGCGGGCCGACACCGGCAGCAGCGTGGCGATGCGGCTGCGCGAGCTGATCCGGACCCAGATCCGGATCTTCTCCGACTACTACCCGGCCGCGTTCGTGTACCTGCAGCACGTCGGCCGGTTCCGGTCGCCGGTCTTCGCCCGGTTCGACGACATGGACCGCCGCTACATCGCCGCGGTCGAGTCGCTGCTGGCCGAGGGGGTGGACAAGGGTGAGTTCTCGCTGGCGGGCTCGCCCGCCGTGGCCGCCCGCGCCGTCGTCGGCATGCTCGACTGGATGCAGCACTGGTTCACCCCGCAGAGCGGTGAGGCCGACGCGCGCCTCGCCGACGAGCTCTTCGCGATCGCGCTCGGCGGCCTGCTCACCGCGGGTGGGGTGCACAGCCTGACCCGGGGGCTCCCGTACGAGGCGCCCCCGCAGGGCTGA
- a CDS encoding VOC family protein, with protein MTVLRMDNLGVVVDDLDAAVAFFAALGLEVEGRATVSGPDVDRLVGLDGVRCDMAVVRTPDGHGRLELMRFGSPSSPVGDPGAAVNVLGIRRVMFAVTDLAETVERLRGHGAEPVGDVVTFGAHTLAYLRGPGGILVALAQEGG; from the coding sequence ATGACGGTCCTGCGGATGGACAACCTCGGCGTCGTCGTCGACGACCTCGATGCGGCGGTCGCGTTCTTCGCGGCCCTCGGGCTGGAGGTGGAGGGCCGGGCGACGGTGTCCGGCCCGGACGTCGACCGGCTCGTCGGCCTCGACGGCGTGCGGTGCGACATGGCCGTCGTGCGGACGCCCGACGGCCACGGCCGGCTGGAGCTGATGCGGTTCGGGTCGCCGTCGTCGCCGGTGGGTGATCCGGGCGCCGCGGTGAACGTGCTCGGCATCCGGCGGGTCATGTTCGCCGTCACCGACCTGGCGGAGACCGTGGAGCGGCTGCGCGGCCACGGTGCCGAGCCGGTCGGCGACGTCGTGACGTTCGGCGCGCACACCCTGGCCTACCTGCGCGGGCCGGGCGGGATCCTCGTCGCGCTGGCCCAGGAGGGCGGCTGA